The window TGCAATGCTATCAGAAGATTTATTATTTGTGCCTGTATGGAGACATCCAGAGCAGATACGGGTTCATCACAAACAATAAAATCAGGGTTTAAGGCTATGGCCCTTGCGATTCCTACCCTCTGCCTCTGACCTCCGCTGAACTCATGGGGATAACGGTTCATATGTTCTGGCATCAGTCCAACCTTATTTAATAAAGATTTTACCAGCTCCCGTTTCTCTTGACCCTTAGCAATATGATGGATTTCCAAAGGTTCTCCTACAATCCCTCCCACGGTCATTCTGGGATTCAGGGAAGAGTAGGGGTCTTGAAAGACAATCTGCATATCTCTTCTTAAAGAGCGGATTTCATTTTTGCTGAGTTCAAAAATATCTTTTCCCTTAAAGACGACTTCTCCAGAGGTCGGTTCGATTAATCTTAAAATCAATCTCCCTGTGGTTGATTTTCCGCAACCGCTCTCCCCAACGAGACCAACTGTTTCTCCCTTTTTTATATTTAGACTTATTCCATTAACAGCCTTG is drawn from Nitrospinota bacterium and contains these coding sequences:
- a CDS encoding oligopeptide/dipeptide ABC transporter ATP-binding protein — its product is MEKETDHILIEAKDLKKHFPILGGIFSKPVQWVKAVNGISLNIKKGETVGLVGESGCGKSTTGRLILRLIEPTSGEVVFKGKDIFELSKNEIRSLRRDMQIVFQDPYSSLNPRMTVGGIVGEPLEIHHIAKGQEKRELVKSLLNKVGLMPEHMNRYPHEFSGGQRQRVGIARAIALNPDFIVCDEPVSALDVSIQAQIINLLIALQEEYHLSYLMISHDLSVVKHISDRIAVMYHGIIVEIAEKEELYKNPLHPYTQTLLAAIPSPDPTIKKSKPKIKENEKDLDIFQCGCPFQNRCSFKMNQCMEETPELKEVDKEHWIACYLQ